One region of Centropristis striata isolate RG_2023a ecotype Rhode Island chromosome 3, C.striata_1.0, whole genome shotgun sequence genomic DNA includes:
- the ndrg3a gene encoding protein NDRG3a isoform X2 has product MDELQDVQLTEIKPLLTNKNARNFQDFDCQEHDIETPHGVLHVTMRGVPKGNRPVILTYHDIGLNHKSCFNTLFNYEDMQEITQHFAVVHVDAPGQQEGAPPFPSGYRYPTMDEMAEMLPSVMTQLKVNSMIGIGVGAGAYILTRFALLNPTLVEGLVLINVDPCAEGWIDWAASKLSGWTSNLVDIIMAHHFSTDELTDNQELIQTYRLHIAQDINQDNLALFCGSYQYRRDLEIERPIVGLNEDTVNTLTCPALLVVGDTSPAVEAVVECNSRLNPTKTTLLKMADCGGLPQVVQPGKLAEAFKYFVQGMGYMPSAGMTRLARSRTTSSSSITSMDSTRSRNNLNSLLEGSATGALDNQAGPQTMEVSC; this is encoded by the exons gagcATGACATTGAGACTCCCCATGGCGTTCTCCATGTGACAATGAGAGGCGTTCCCAAGGGCAACAGACCCGTCATCCTCACCTATCACGACATCGGTCTCAACC ACAAGTCGTGCTTCAACACCCTGTTCAACTATGAGGACATGCAGGAGATCACGCAGCACTTTGCAGTGGTTCACGTGGACGCGCCCGGCCAGCAGGAGGGTGCACCTCCCTTCCCCAGCGG CTATCGCTACCCCACCATGGACGAGATGGCTGAAATGCTGCCCTCTGTGATGACTCAGCTCAA GGTCAACAGTATGATCGGCATTGGCGTGGGAGCAGGAGCGTACATCCTCACCCGCTTTGCA CTCCTCAACCCCACGCTGGTGGAGGGACTGGTTCTGATCAACGTTGACCCCTGTGCTGAAGGCTGGATCGACTGGGCGGCTTCAAAG CTGTCTGGTTGGACCAGTAATTTGGTGGATATCATCATGGCTCACCACTTCAGCACT GATGAGCTCACAGATAACCAGGAGCTGATCCAGACCTACCGCCTTCACATCGCCCAAGACATCAACCAGGACAACCTGGCTCTCTTCTGCGGCTCCTACCAATA CCGTCGGGACCTGGAGATCGAGAGGCCAATCGTAGGTCTGAATGAGGACACAGTTAACACACTAAC GTGCCCTGCGTTGCTGGTGGTTGGTGACACATCACCTGCTGTTGAGGCTGTG GTGGAGTGCAATTCCAGGTTAAATCCAACCAAGACCACTCTGCTAAAg ATGGCTGATTGTGGAGGCTTGCCCCAAGTTGTGCAG CCAGGGAAACTTGCTGAGGCCTTCAAGTACTTTGTTCAGGGAATGGGCTACA TGCCGTCAGCAGGAATGACTCGTCTAGCTCGCTCCCGCACCACCTCCTCTTCCAGCATCACCTCCATGGACAGCACTCGCAGCCGCAACAACCTCAACAGCCTGCTGGAGGGCAGCGCCACCGGGGCTCTGGACAACCAGGCCGGACCCCAGACCATGGAGGTCTCCTGCTAA
- the ndrg3a gene encoding protein NDRG3a isoform X3, translating into MSAILDLDQIACSGNGVEHDIETPHGVLHVTMRGVPKGNRPVILTYHDIGLNHKSCFNTLFNYEDMQEITQHFAVVHVDAPGQQEGAPPFPSGYRYPTMDEMAEMLPSVMTQLKVNSMIGIGVGAGAYILTRFALLNPTLVEGLVLINVDPCAEGWIDWAASKLSGWTSNLVDIIMAHHFSTDELTDNQELIQTYRLHIAQDINQDNLALFCGSYQYRRDLEIERPIVGLNEDTVNTLTCPALLVVGDTSPAVEAVVECNSRLNPTKTTLLKMADCGGLPQVVQPGKLAEAFKYFVQGMGYIPYVLLSHLSNESVPSAGMTRLARSRTTSSSSITSMDSTRSRNNLNSLLEGSATGALDNQAGPQTMEVSC; encoded by the exons gagcATGACATTGAGACTCCCCATGGCGTTCTCCATGTGACAATGAGAGGCGTTCCCAAGGGCAACAGACCCGTCATCCTCACCTATCACGACATCGGTCTCAACC ACAAGTCGTGCTTCAACACCCTGTTCAACTATGAGGACATGCAGGAGATCACGCAGCACTTTGCAGTGGTTCACGTGGACGCGCCCGGCCAGCAGGAGGGTGCACCTCCCTTCCCCAGCGG CTATCGCTACCCCACCATGGACGAGATGGCTGAAATGCTGCCCTCTGTGATGACTCAGCTCAA GGTCAACAGTATGATCGGCATTGGCGTGGGAGCAGGAGCGTACATCCTCACCCGCTTTGCA CTCCTCAACCCCACGCTGGTGGAGGGACTGGTTCTGATCAACGTTGACCCCTGTGCTGAAGGCTGGATCGACTGGGCGGCTTCAAAG CTGTCTGGTTGGACCAGTAATTTGGTGGATATCATCATGGCTCACCACTTCAGCACT GATGAGCTCACAGATAACCAGGAGCTGATCCAGACCTACCGCCTTCACATCGCCCAAGACATCAACCAGGACAACCTGGCTCTCTTCTGCGGCTCCTACCAATA CCGTCGGGACCTGGAGATCGAGAGGCCAATCGTAGGTCTGAATGAGGACACAGTTAACACACTAAC GTGCCCTGCGTTGCTGGTGGTTGGTGACACATCACCTGCTGTTGAGGCTGTG GTGGAGTGCAATTCCAGGTTAAATCCAACCAAGACCACTCTGCTAAAg ATGGCTGATTGTGGAGGCTTGCCCCAAGTTGTGCAG CCAGGGAAACTTGCTGAGGCCTTCAAGTACTTTGTTCAGGGAATGGGCTACA TTCCCTACGTTCTTCTCAGTCACCTGAGCAACGAATCAG TGCCGTCAGCAGGAATGACTCGTCTAGCTCGCTCCCGCACCACCTCCTCTTCCAGCATCACCTCCATGGACAGCACTCGCAGCCGCAACAACCTCAACAGCCTGCTGGAGGGCAGCGCCACCGGGGCTCTGGACAACCAGGCCGGACCCCAGACCATGGAGGTCTCCTGCTAA
- the ndrg3a gene encoding protein NDRG3a isoform X1: MDELQDVQLTEIKPLLTNKNARNFQDFDCQEHDIETPHGVLHVTMRGVPKGNRPVILTYHDIGLNHKSCFNTLFNYEDMQEITQHFAVVHVDAPGQQEGAPPFPSGYRYPTMDEMAEMLPSVMTQLKVNSMIGIGVGAGAYILTRFALLNPTLVEGLVLINVDPCAEGWIDWAASKLSGWTSNLVDIIMAHHFSTDELTDNQELIQTYRLHIAQDINQDNLALFCGSYQYRRDLEIERPIVGLNEDTVNTLTCPALLVVGDTSPAVEAVVECNSRLNPTKTTLLKMADCGGLPQVVQPGKLAEAFKYFVQGMGYIPYVLLSHLSNESVPSAGMTRLARSRTTSSSSITSMDSTRSRNNLNSLLEGSATGALDNQAGPQTMEVSC; the protein is encoded by the exons gagcATGACATTGAGACTCCCCATGGCGTTCTCCATGTGACAATGAGAGGCGTTCCCAAGGGCAACAGACCCGTCATCCTCACCTATCACGACATCGGTCTCAACC ACAAGTCGTGCTTCAACACCCTGTTCAACTATGAGGACATGCAGGAGATCACGCAGCACTTTGCAGTGGTTCACGTGGACGCGCCCGGCCAGCAGGAGGGTGCACCTCCCTTCCCCAGCGG CTATCGCTACCCCACCATGGACGAGATGGCTGAAATGCTGCCCTCTGTGATGACTCAGCTCAA GGTCAACAGTATGATCGGCATTGGCGTGGGAGCAGGAGCGTACATCCTCACCCGCTTTGCA CTCCTCAACCCCACGCTGGTGGAGGGACTGGTTCTGATCAACGTTGACCCCTGTGCTGAAGGCTGGATCGACTGGGCGGCTTCAAAG CTGTCTGGTTGGACCAGTAATTTGGTGGATATCATCATGGCTCACCACTTCAGCACT GATGAGCTCACAGATAACCAGGAGCTGATCCAGACCTACCGCCTTCACATCGCCCAAGACATCAACCAGGACAACCTGGCTCTCTTCTGCGGCTCCTACCAATA CCGTCGGGACCTGGAGATCGAGAGGCCAATCGTAGGTCTGAATGAGGACACAGTTAACACACTAAC GTGCCCTGCGTTGCTGGTGGTTGGTGACACATCACCTGCTGTTGAGGCTGTG GTGGAGTGCAATTCCAGGTTAAATCCAACCAAGACCACTCTGCTAAAg ATGGCTGATTGTGGAGGCTTGCCCCAAGTTGTGCAG CCAGGGAAACTTGCTGAGGCCTTCAAGTACTTTGTTCAGGGAATGGGCTACA TTCCCTACGTTCTTCTCAGTCACCTGAGCAACGAATCAG TGCCGTCAGCAGGAATGACTCGTCTAGCTCGCTCCCGCACCACCTCCTCTTCCAGCATCACCTCCATGGACAGCACTCGCAGCCGCAACAACCTCAACAGCCTGCTGGAGGGCAGCGCCACCGGGGCTCTGGACAACCAGGCCGGACCCCAGACCATGGAGGTCTCCTGCTAA
- the sla2a gene encoding src-like-adapter 2 has protein sequence MGTCPIRCRSNMTILENAPEPETTSPEDSMIVSLCDYPALERTELTMSIGERLTIISDDGDFMMVRSSTTSRESYIPTNYAAKVTNRWLFTGISRCKAVELLMQPQNQSGAFLIRESETNKDCYSLSVLKRNNPSYLDCVKHYRIPHLENGWVYISPGVTFPSLHHLVEHYTESENGLCSRLTAPCFIQGLDNAADARPVPTIMRRSTINWKDISRSAIFKRKRTESDNPLVSEGLREAITSYLQMTEGTDHSWDT, from the exons ATGGGGACCTGCCCCATCAGATGTAGATCCAACATGACAATCCTGGAAAACGCACCTGAACCTGAAACAACAT CCCCCGAGGACAGCATGATCGTGTCCCTCTGTGACTACCCGGCCCTTGAGCGTACAGAACTAACCATGAGCATTGGGGAACGCCTCACCATCATATCAGA CGATGGTGATTTTATGATGGTGAGATCTTCAACCACAAGTCGTGAGAGTTACATTCCCACTAACTACGCCGCCAAGGTGACTAACCG GTGGCTGTTCACAGGCATCAGCAGGTGCAAAGCAGTGGAGCTGCTCATGCAGCCTCAGAACCAGAGTGGAGCCTTCTTGATACGAGAGTCAGAGACAAACAAAG ATTGTTACTCATTGTCTGTCCTGAAGAGGAACAACCCTTCATACCTGGACTGTGTAAAGCACTACCGCATCCCTCACCTTGAAAATGGCTGGGTCTACATATCTCCAGGAGTCACCTTCCCCTCACTGCACCACCTGGTGGAACACTATACAG AGTCTGAAAATGGATTGTGCAGTCGGCTGACAGCTCCTTGCTTCATCCAGGGTTTAGACAACGCTGCAGACGCCAGGCCTGTCCCCACAATTATGAGGAGATCTACTATCAACTGGAAGGACATTAGCAG GTCAGCAATCTTCAAGAGGAAGAGAACAGAGTCAGACAACCCTCTGGTGAGCGAGGGGCTGAGAGAGGCCATCACCTCCTACCTCCAAATGACAGAGGGCACAGATCACAGCTGGGACACTTGA